One genomic region from Leptospira tipperaryensis encodes:
- a CDS encoding adenylate/guanylate cyclase domain-containing protein: MKEIINWLSGAESRNLETKELLEELNQRLIHLGIPVSRFFTSIPTMHPEVMVRSIIWTKEEETQMLLIPHGALSDPQYIDSPIYLIREGKKEFIRCKLVGPEADLSYPICVDLKEKGATDYCIFPATFSLNVGSVVSWTTHAPEGFTEEHIESFRSILSVLSLRLDLESRKFAVNELLEVYLGPNASKRVLSGEFRRGTGESIYAAILCADLRDFSSLSENNPPKRIVEILDHYFELTAQPIQEEKGEILKFIGDAILAIFPAKEDPHQACLSALNAAIKIKSSVKQWNEENPDTPIYLGMALNVGDVVYGNVGAKDRLDFTVIGNAVNQAFRVESLCKDFGKSILTTEIFAEKIGKDQFEFLGARSLKGITGERNIFSPKE, encoded by the coding sequence ATGAAAGAAATCATCAATTGGTTATCCGGCGCGGAATCCAGAAACTTAGAAACAAAAGAATTATTGGAGGAACTCAATCAAAGACTCATCCATTTGGGAATTCCGGTTTCTAGATTTTTTACGAGCATCCCGACCATGCACCCGGAAGTAATGGTAAGATCCATCATCTGGACAAAGGAAGAGGAAACTCAGATGCTCTTAATTCCTCACGGCGCTCTGAGCGATCCGCAATACATCGATAGTCCGATTTACCTGATCCGAGAAGGGAAAAAAGAATTCATACGTTGTAAATTAGTGGGACCGGAAGCCGATCTTTCGTATCCGATCTGTGTCGACTTAAAAGAAAAAGGCGCTACCGATTACTGCATATTCCCCGCCACCTTTAGCCTCAATGTGGGAAGTGTCGTTTCTTGGACGACTCACGCGCCGGAAGGATTTACCGAAGAGCATATAGAATCCTTCCGATCCATCTTGAGCGTATTGTCCTTACGTTTGGATTTAGAATCCAGAAAATTTGCGGTGAACGAACTCTTAGAAGTCTATCTCGGACCAAACGCATCCAAAAGAGTTTTATCCGGAGAATTCAGAAGAGGAACTGGAGAATCCATCTATGCCGCGATTCTTTGCGCAGACCTGAGAGACTTCTCTTCATTGAGTGAAAACAATCCTCCAAAAAGAATCGTAGAAATTTTGGATCACTACTTTGAGTTGACCGCGCAACCGATTCAAGAAGAGAAAGGCGAGATTCTAAAATTCATAGGAGACGCTATCCTTGCAATTTTTCCCGCTAAAGAAGATCCTCATCAAGCCTGTTTGTCTGCGCTCAATGCGGCGATAAAAATTAAAAGCTCCGTGAAACAATGGAATGAGGAGAATCCGGATACTCCGATTTATTTGGGAATGGCCTTAAACGTGGGTGACGTAGTCTACGGAAACGTAGGAGCCAAAGATCGTTTGGATTTTACCGTGATCGGAAATGCGGTCAATCAAGCGTTTCGAGTAGAATCTCTTTGCAAGGATTTTGGAAAGAGCATTTTAACAACGGAAATCTTTGCCGAAAAAATCGGGAAGGATCAGTTTGAATTTCTGGGAGCAAGAAGTTTAAAAGGAATTACGGGAGAAAGAAATATCTTTTCACCGAAGGAGTGA
- a CDS encoding YvaD family protein, which yields MNNLLPGLFLFTDIAFILYWMITGFHWIPESYLFKDYHNPILMDWNWSFLPLDLFVSITGFYSLYLRKRNRSEWERVALISLVLTSCSGLQAVAFWGFRMDFDPSWWIPNLYLLLYPIYFIHRLAFASSSIKE from the coding sequence ATGAACAACTTACTCCCCGGTCTTTTTCTTTTTACGGATATCGCCTTTATTCTCTACTGGATGATTACTGGTTTTCACTGGATTCCGGAATCCTATCTCTTCAAAGACTATCACAATCCGATTCTTATGGATTGGAATTGGTCCTTTTTGCCTTTGGATCTATTCGTTTCGATCACCGGGTTTTATAGTCTTTATCTCCGAAAACGAAATCGTTCCGAGTGGGAGAGGGTCGCGTTGATTTCCCTCGTTCTTACGAGTTGTTCCGGATTGCAGGCGGTCGCTTTTTGGGGTTTTCGAATGGACTTTGATCCTTCTTGGTGGATTCCCAATCTCTATCTTTTGTTGTATCCGATTTACTTTATCCATCGACTTGCTTTCGCGTCTTCTTCCATCAAAGAGTAA
- a CDS encoding SDR family NAD(P)-dependent oxidoreductase, producing MNESKDNSNTNPSSEEIQRCIRLLETLAEKPELLTSIPEEERIALMIVSGKISRPDRNEIRIRNKTIKRSRRKETVTQEKKARALTGIRVARTATVFKAPLQIADQTDIWKSKDAPELTSPRNCYVCKKEYTKLHFFYDSMCLECGDLNYKKRFQIASLHGQVALITGSRLKIGYHSTLMLLRAGAKVIATTRFPVDAALRFSKESDFKDWSDRLQIFGLDLRHTPSVELFASYIEETVDRLDILINNAAQTVRRPPGFYAHLIQAEQMNFQDLPSDARDLLKLHQDCKERLTSFGGPNLANETALPVSWNGKIPGVGIRSSAQLSQIPYSHDNSFELETVFPEGQMDADLQQVDLRKTNSWRLRLGEIQTSEMLEVQLVNAVAPFVLCNRLVSIMRRDNTGQKHIVNVSAMEGKFHRFKKEDRHPHTNMAKAALNMLTHTSASDFAKDGIYMNAVDTGWVTDEDPVELSQRKQDLHDFQPPLDIVDGAARVCDPFFDGILTGKHWCGKFLKDYFPIDW from the coding sequence ATGAACGAATCCAAAGACAACTCGAATACAAATCCAAGCTCGGAAGAGATACAACGTTGTATTCGTCTTTTGGAAACACTTGCTGAAAAACCGGAACTCCTCACTTCGATTCCCGAAGAAGAAAGAATCGCATTGATGATTGTCTCCGGGAAAATTTCCCGTCCCGATCGAAATGAAATTCGGATTCGAAACAAGACCATCAAACGTTCCAGAAGAAAGGAAACCGTAACCCAAGAAAAAAAAGCAAGGGCGCTTACCGGAATTCGAGTCGCGAGAACTGCGACCGTCTTCAAGGCGCCTCTACAAATCGCGGATCAGACCGATATCTGGAAGAGCAAGGACGCTCCGGAACTCACGTCTCCTCGGAACTGTTACGTCTGTAAAAAGGAATATACAAAACTTCATTTCTTTTACGATTCCATGTGTTTGGAATGCGGAGATCTGAATTACAAAAAGAGATTTCAGATCGCTTCTCTTCACGGTCAGGTCGCGTTGATTACGGGTTCTCGATTGAAGATCGGATATCATTCCACTCTGATGCTTTTGAGAGCGGGAGCAAAAGTAATCGCAACAACTCGTTTCCCAGTGGATGCGGCTCTTCGTTTTTCCAAGGAATCCGATTTCAAAGATTGGTCGGATCGACTCCAGATTTTCGGCTTGGATCTGAGGCACACCCCGAGCGTCGAACTTTTCGCAAGTTATATAGAAGAAACCGTCGATCGACTTGATATTCTAATCAACAACGCGGCGCAGACCGTAAGAAGACCTCCGGGTTTTTACGCGCATCTCATACAAGCGGAACAGATGAATTTTCAGGATTTACCTTCGGATGCGCGCGATCTTCTGAAATTACACCAAGACTGCAAAGAGCGTCTAACGTCATTCGGAGGCCCGAATCTTGCCAATGAAACCGCGCTTCCCGTGAGCTGGAACGGAAAAATTCCAGGAGTAGGAATTCGTTCTTCCGCTCAACTTTCTCAGATTCCGTATTCTCACGATAATTCTTTCGAACTGGAAACCGTTTTTCCGGAAGGACAGATGGACGCGGATTTACAACAGGTCGATCTCAGAAAGACAAACAGTTGGAGACTGAGGTTGGGTGAGATTCAGACTTCGGAAATGCTCGAGGTCCAACTCGTAAACGCGGTGGCGCCTTTTGTCCTCTGCAATCGTCTGGTTTCGATTATGCGAAGAGACAACACCGGTCAAAAACATATCGTGAACGTTTCCGCGATGGAAGGAAAGTTTCATCGTTTTAAAAAAGAGGACAGACATCCCCACACGAATATGGCGAAGGCCGCGCTCAATATGTTGACTCACACTTCGGCGAGCGACTTTGCAAAAGACGGGATTTATATGAACGCCGTCGATACCGGTTGGGTTACGGATGAAGATCCGGTCGAACTTTCGCAGAGAAAACAAGACCTTCACGATTTTCAACCTCCGCTCGATATCGTGGACGGAGCCGCGAGAGTCTGTGATCCGTTCTTTGACGGAATTCTAACGGGAAAACACTGGTGCGGAAAATTTTTAAAGGACTATTTTCCGATCGATTGGTGA
- a CDS encoding UvrD-helicase domain-containing protein, producing the protein MKSKIQYSQAQKTVIEENARFVQVVAAAGSGKTSTMVGIVERILRDKLFLEESILVLTFTKKAAGEISERIRKVTGTDQIRVQTFHAFCLYALSRWHPKFKTQKPKILPPEEKNLFYRQFLKQKRFLVGGIPYELFWAENISYIKENFPELLNELEFHYKEYKNKNGYLDFEDLVTLFLEGLKFNEEWTFPAKQNIRKILVDEFQDTDLEQLAFLQSLSESASITVVGDDAQSIYSFRGATLEPFLRFKEFFSGAALHFLSTNYRSLPEIIRTSDIPIQRNQNRIEKEVLPFRNGKGSVGKILMEETADLVPYLIRAIPSSNQNVKILCRSNFRIGEYVRAGIPEEYLMTIHASKGLEFHTVFVDLSDGWNARPDSPLETIEEERRILYVGLSRAEDRLFILGAAKNSRRETIENEFFRYFKKLKTIDPEDLQ; encoded by the coding sequence ATGAAATCAAAAATTCAATACAGTCAGGCCCAGAAAACGGTCATCGAAGAAAACGCCAGATTCGTACAGGTCGTGGCCGCGGCGGGTTCGGGAAAAACAAGCACGATGGTCGGAATCGTAGAAAGAATCCTAAGGGATAAATTATTTCTGGAAGAATCCATTTTGGTTCTAACCTTTACGAAAAAAGCGGCTGGAGAAATTTCAGAAAGAATTCGAAAAGTAACGGGAACTGACCAAATTCGAGTTCAGACCTTTCACGCGTTTTGTCTCTACGCCCTCAGTCGATGGCACCCGAAATTCAAAACGCAAAAACCGAAAATTCTTCCACCCGAAGAAAAGAATCTTTTCTACAGGCAATTCCTAAAACAAAAAAGATTTCTCGTAGGCGGGATTCCTTACGAACTCTTCTGGGCCGAAAACATAAGTTATATAAAAGAAAATTTTCCGGAATTGTTAAACGAATTAGAATTTCATTATAAAGAATATAAAAATAAAAACGGATATTTGGACTTTGAAGATCTGGTAACTCTTTTTTTGGAAGGTCTAAAATTCAACGAAGAATGGACATTCCCCGCAAAACAAAATATCCGAAAAATCTTAGTCGATGAATTTCAAGATACGGATTTGGAACAACTCGCTTTTTTACAATCCTTATCGGAAAGCGCTTCGATTACGGTCGTAGGCGACGACGCTCAAAGTATCTACTCGTTCCGCGGAGCGACGTTAGAACCTTTTTTAAGGTTCAAAGAATTCTTTTCGGGAGCCGCTCTTCATTTTTTAAGCACGAACTATCGCTCTCTTCCGGAAATTATACGGACTTCGGACATTCCGATTCAGAGGAATCAAAATCGTATCGAGAAGGAAGTCCTTCCTTTTCGAAATGGAAAAGGATCCGTAGGAAAGATTTTGATGGAAGAAACAGCAGACCTTGTTCCCTATCTGATCCGGGCGATTCCTTCTTCCAATCAAAACGTAAAAATCCTATGCCGTTCTAATTTTAGAATCGGAGAATATGTCCGAGCCGGAATTCCCGAAGAATATCTCATGACCATTCACGCGAGCAAAGGATTAGAATTTCATACCGTCTTCGTGGATCTTTCCGACGGCTGGAATGCGAGACCCGATTCTCCATTAGAAACGATCGAAGAGGAAAGAAGAATTCTCTATGTCGGACTTTCAAGAGCGGAAGATCGCCTTTTTATATTAGGCGCCGCTAAGAATTCTCGAAGAGAAACGATTGAAAACGAATTCTTTCGTTATTTTAAAAAACTGAAAACGATCGATCCGGAAGATTTACAATGA
- a CDS encoding DedA family protein — protein sequence METLKFFLDFFLNLETHLDTIIQTYQSGTYVILFLIIFAETGLVVTPFLPGDSLLFAVGAFIARGSLDLTSTLVLLVIAAILGDTVNYSVGNFTGERILEKEKIPLIKKEHLQKAHRFYEIYGGKTIIIARFIPIIRTFAPFVAGIGTMTYVKFVAYNVIGAILWISIFILGGYFFGNLDFVKRNFKIVIFAIIIISVMPAFIEYLKERRKGRI from the coding sequence TTGGAAACCCTTAAGTTTTTTCTCGATTTCTTTTTGAACTTGGAAACGCATCTGGATACGATCATTCAAACGTATCAGAGCGGAACCTATGTCATTCTTTTCTTAATTATCTTCGCGGAGACCGGTCTCGTCGTGACTCCGTTTTTACCGGGAGATTCTCTTCTCTTCGCGGTTGGAGCTTTTATCGCAAGAGGATCCTTGGATCTGACGAGCACTCTCGTTCTTCTTGTTATCGCGGCTATTCTGGGCGATACAGTAAATTATTCCGTGGGGAATTTTACCGGTGAAAGGATATTAGAAAAAGAGAAAATTCCTTTAATCAAAAAAGAACATCTGCAGAAGGCCCACCGTTTTTACGAAATCTACGGAGGAAAGACGATTATCATCGCTCGATTCATTCCGATTATTAGAACTTTTGCACCTTTTGTAGCCGGAATCGGGACCATGACCTATGTTAAATTTGTTGCATATAATGTGATCGGTGCAATTCTTTGGATCTCAATTTTTATCCTGGGCGGTTACTTTTTCGGAAACTTGGATTTTGTGAAAAGAAACTTTAAAATCGTTATTTTCGCAATTATTATCATCTCGGTGATGCCTGCTTTCATCGAGTATCTAAAAGAAAGAAGAAAGGGTAGAATTTAG
- a CDS encoding DUF1577 domain-containing protein → MEYLQKGKREMDIITSIEQKNHVISKYLFDKELTLKVDPFDQKAVIKKILEGGDKIVVQLLNPEDSSGENSFVLFMILAKYIQLECVLVQKLEKSHATLKVEKLAIAKKNREYQRFPVKPGGVYVTNVISSKTIIEASMFNVPTLVKVNFEDYKNRLKQRSKDIINIDTFKPGLERKYEIVKKTQKYLLIENTQDPNSYKKSTPGRLGYEKDVDDDLSSCLKKFKDQKILSELIVPIIYVNHADEKIPIGYICVQSKEQNLTEQYAEELKNLSQDMVERIKESNTIKTAERFQILEASQGGIKVKIDQAHLIETLPKQDSFVFDIFFRMQAPFTVHGLIRWFKKDENNHLILGIELTAKSDLPGERARYEKNIALLSKGQL, encoded by the coding sequence ATGGAATATTTACAAAAAGGCAAACGAGAGATGGACATCATAACGTCTATCGAGCAGAAAAATCACGTTATTTCTAAATATCTTTTTGATAAAGAACTTACTTTGAAGGTAGACCCTTTTGATCAGAAGGCGGTCATAAAGAAAATTTTAGAGGGAGGGGATAAGATCGTAGTTCAACTCCTCAATCCCGAAGATTCTTCCGGAGAAAATTCTTTTGTCCTTTTTATGATTCTTGCCAAATACATTCAATTGGAATGTGTACTCGTTCAAAAACTCGAAAAGTCGCACGCCACTCTCAAAGTTGAAAAGTTAGCGATCGCAAAGAAGAATAGAGAATACCAACGTTTTCCTGTGAAACCCGGCGGAGTCTACGTGACAAACGTGATCTCCTCTAAAACGATCATCGAAGCAAGCATGTTTAACGTTCCGACTCTCGTAAAAGTGAACTTTGAGGATTACAAGAATCGCCTCAAACAACGAAGCAAGGACATCATCAACATAGATACGTTCAAACCCGGCTTGGAACGAAAATACGAAATCGTAAAAAAGACTCAGAAATATCTTTTGATCGAAAATACCCAGGATCCGAATTCTTATAAGAAGTCGACTCCGGGAAGACTCGGCTATGAGAAGGACGTGGACGACGATCTATCTTCCTGTCTTAAAAAATTCAAGGACCAGAAAATTCTTTCCGAACTCATAGTTCCGATCATTTACGTAAATCACGCGGATGAAAAAATTCCGATCGGTTATATTTGTGTTCAGAGTAAAGAGCAAAATCTTACGGAACAATATGCGGAAGAACTCAAAAATCTGTCGCAAGATATGGTGGAGAGAATCAAAGAATCCAATACGATTAAAACCGCAGAACGTTTTCAAATTCTTGAGGCTTCTCAGGGTGGAATCAAGGTAAAGATCGATCAAGCTCATCTGATCGAAACCCTTCCGAAACAGGACAGTTTTGTATTCGACATCTTCTTTCGTATGCAGGCGCCGTTTACCGTTCATGGATTGATTCGTTGGTTTAAAAAGGACGAGAACAATCATCTCATCTTAGGAATTGAACTGACCGCGAAATCGGATTTGCCCGGAGAAAGGGCTCGTTATGAAAAAAACATAGCCCTTCTCAGCAAAGGACAACTCTGA
- a CDS encoding carbonic anhydrase, translating to MNLLYSFRNVSWNHVRQDISSSLVVFLIALPLCIGIAFASGAPILSGLIGGMVGGLIVSWIGKSPLSVSGPAAGLTVIVLDSIQTLGNFNDFLFALCLAGVLQIILGFLKAGILSNFFPSSVVKGMLAAIGIVLILKQIPHAIGYDIDYEGDLNFFQNDRENTFTEIWNAFLRFTPGAVFLFVISFFAILLWEKFQLHKRFLIHGSLIAILISIVLNQGMGFLFPTLTVGSEHLIQPIQLGNVLDLFRDDYHPSFSQWKNQTVYWIAVKICVVMSLETLLNLDAIEKIDPERRIFSKNRELIAQGTGNLFSGILGGLPITSVIIRSSANLQAGAKTRLSAFLHGAFILLSLILIPDWISKIPLASLAAVLLIVGYKLTDFRILKSQYKKGMDQFLPFFATIVGIVFTDILIGIGIGCAFAIFFIMRRNILNPYEFNKKDKAYGVEVRIDLSEDVSFLNKSSMLYKLNQVADNSHLIIDGSKSKYIDPDVLEIIEDFKISARSRNIKLEIIDVTTSYEKIKNRPFDLVAQQDYQKLFENNRIWVEEKLGKDPDYFKNLSLGQAPQYLLISCSDSRISVNEMTGTSAGELFVHRNIANLVIDTDMNLMSVLQYSVEVLKVKHIVVCGHYGCGGVKAAIDGKYHGLIDAWLRNIKQVYRMNRKELGSILDEETKHQRLVELNVREQVYNLSMTTIVQNAWSQGTDLQLHGWVYDIKEGKIIDLNIDIDKDFQDYDIFRYQFATKV from the coding sequence ATGAATTTATTATATTCTTTTCGCAATGTCTCGTGGAATCACGTCAGACAAGATATTTCATCGAGTTTAGTAGTTTTCTTGATCGCGTTGCCCCTTTGTATCGGAATCGCGTTTGCATCCGGAGCGCCGATCCTTTCCGGGCTCATCGGTGGAATGGTCGGAGGTTTGATCGTTTCTTGGATCGGCAAATCTCCGTTATCCGTAAGCGGGCCCGCCGCAGGTCTTACGGTCATCGTGTTGGATTCGATTCAAACATTAGGAAATTTTAATGATTTTCTTTTTGCGCTTTGTCTGGCCGGAGTTCTGCAAATCATATTAGGCTTTTTGAAAGCTGGAATTTTGAGTAACTTTTTTCCTTCTTCGGTGGTTAAGGGAATGTTGGCGGCGATCGGGATCGTCCTGATTTTAAAGCAGATTCCGCACGCGATCGGTTACGATATCGACTATGAAGGAGACTTAAACTTCTTTCAGAACGATCGTGAAAATACATTCACCGAAATTTGGAACGCTTTTCTCCGCTTTACGCCGGGGGCGGTTTTTCTCTTTGTAATTTCCTTTTTTGCGATTCTCCTCTGGGAGAAGTTTCAACTTCACAAACGTTTTTTGATTCACGGTTCTTTGATCGCTATTTTGATTTCAATCGTATTGAACCAAGGAATGGGATTTTTATTTCCTACGCTAACGGTCGGATCCGAACATCTCATTCAGCCGATTCAACTCGGAAACGTTTTGGATTTGTTTCGAGACGACTATCATCCTAGTTTTTCCCAATGGAAGAATCAGACCGTCTATTGGATCGCGGTCAAGATCTGCGTCGTTATGAGTTTGGAAACTCTTCTCAACCTGGACGCGATTGAAAAGATCGATCCCGAAAGAAGAATCTTTTCCAAAAATCGGGAACTCATTGCTCAAGGTACCGGAAATTTATTTTCCGGAATTCTCGGAGGTCTTCCCATCACTTCGGTTATCATTCGAAGTTCGGCGAACTTACAAGCGGGAGCTAAAACCAGGTTGTCCGCATTTTTACATGGGGCTTTTATTCTTCTTTCTCTGATTCTGATTCCCGATTGGATCTCGAAGATTCCCCTCGCGTCCTTAGCCGCGGTTCTTTTGATCGTAGGTTACAAACTTACTGATTTTCGAATTCTTAAATCGCAATATAAGAAAGGAATGGATCAGTTTCTTCCGTTCTTTGCTACGATCGTTGGAATCGTTTTTACGGATATCTTGATTGGGATCGGAATCGGTTGTGCGTTTGCGATCTTTTTTATCATGAGAAGAAACATTCTCAATCCCTATGAGTTTAATAAAAAAGACAAAGCTTACGGAGTGGAAGTTCGTATCGATCTTTCGGAAGACGTTTCTTTTTTAAATAAGTCGAGTATGTTGTACAAACTCAACCAAGTGGCGGATAACTCACATCTGATTATCGACGGTTCCAAATCCAAATACATAGATCCGGATGTTTTGGAAATCATAGAGGACTTTAAGATTTCAGCACGTTCTCGAAATATCAAACTCGAGATCATCGACGTTACTACTTCTTACGAAAAAATAAAAAATCGACCTTTTGATCTCGTCGCACAACAGGATTATCAAAAACTTTTCGAGAACAACCGGATCTGGGTGGAGGAGAAACTGGGAAAAGATCCGGATTATTTTAAGAATTTGTCCCTTGGCCAAGCCCCTCAGTATCTTTTGATTTCTTGCTCTGATAGCAGAATTTCAGTCAACGAGATGACGGGGACGAGCGCGGGAGAACTTTTCGTTCATCGAAACATCGCAAACCTCGTGATCGATACGGATATGAACTTAATGTCAGTTCTACAATACTCGGTCGAGGTTCTAAAGGTGAAACATATCGTAGTTTGCGGACACTACGGTTGCGGAGGAGTGAAGGCGGCGATTGACGGAAAGTATCACGGTTTGATCGACGCTTGGCTTCGAAATATCAAACAAGTCTATCGAATGAACCGTAAAGAGCTTGGTTCTATTTTGGATGAAGAAACGAAACACCAACGTTTGGTAGAACTCAACGTCAGAGAACAAGTTTATAATCTATCGATGACAACGATCGTTCAAAACGCATGGAGTCAAGGAACGGATCTACAACTTCACGGTTGGGTTTACGATATTAAGGAAGGAAAGATTATCGATCTCAATATAGATATTGATAAGGATTTTCAAGACTACGATATCTTTCGTTATCAATTTGCAACAAAAGTCTGA
- a CDS encoding TolC family protein has protein sequence MKLKQNASPFFDTTRRDSFLSKNFTNRKILFSVKFLFVLLIFSPLQSNSSKELDIASILSLAEKNSPLLLSLNADLETLFYQRKQQGKTQNPSLTMDYGQRNAAGQIGSEYAMQFEQPIYFPGRKELRQLLVDNDSRIKEIQLSEASNSIRFNALKFAYRYLVSASKKDHVKERLRRLSIIESYIRARPFITPQAKTDLFIIQRKILALRKHFNDLELDANKQYEAMNLYLMLETAPSVRIPFFSEGVKFDFKELQDKAVSQNLTLLAAKGEIEKAKTELNIANLEKYPDYSIISQVGEDRSGVANRFYDVGVKFKLPVWDQFQNKVSAAETNVKSKQGLLNHQENLVKSAFKQAFLDYEQSKANLKLFNLSKLDEIERDLTYADVEFRKGRILMMSYLELENQLHETHHAILDAQISHVETLLNLLHISNEKEIIGTFKHAVQTFEYQLK, from the coding sequence ATGAAATTAAAACAAAATGCTTCTCCGTTCTTCGATACAACGCGGAGAGATTCATTTTTATCGAAGAATTTTACGAATAGGAAAATTCTTTTCTCTGTCAAATTCTTATTCGTTCTCTTAATCTTTTCTCCGCTTCAATCAAACTCCTCGAAAGAATTGGATATCGCGTCTATCTTGAGTTTGGCGGAAAAAAATTCTCCCTTACTTCTTTCTCTGAATGCGGATTTGGAAACGCTCTTCTATCAGAGAAAACAGCAGGGCAAAACTCAAAACCCTTCTTTGACGATGGACTACGGACAAAGAAACGCGGCCGGACAGATCGGTTCGGAATATGCGATGCAGTTTGAACAACCGATTTACTTTCCCGGAAGGAAAGAATTGCGTCAGCTCCTGGTGGATAATGATTCTCGAATTAAGGAGATTCAGTTGTCCGAAGCTAGCAATTCGATTCGTTTTAACGCTCTTAAGTTTGCGTATCGATATCTCGTTTCCGCAAGCAAAAAAGATCACGTCAAGGAACGACTCCGAAGACTCTCGATCATAGAAAGTTATATTCGAGCGAGACCTTTTATCACACCTCAGGCAAAGACGGATCTGTTTATCATTCAGAGAAAAATTTTAGCTCTTAGAAAACACTTTAACGATTTGGAATTGGATGCGAACAAACAATACGAAGCGATGAATTTGTATCTTATGCTCGAAACCGCGCCTTCGGTAAGAATCCCGTTTTTTTCGGAAGGTGTGAAGTTTGATTTTAAGGAACTGCAAGACAAAGCGGTTTCGCAGAATTTAACATTGCTAGCCGCAAAAGGCGAGATTGAAAAAGCCAAAACCGAACTTAATATCGCCAACTTAGAAAAGTATCCTGATTATTCGATCATCAGTCAGGTCGGCGAGGATAGGTCGGGGGTTGCTAACCGGTTTTACGACGTCGGGGTTAAGTTCAAACTTCCGGTTTGGGATCAGTTTCAAAACAAAGTTTCCGCGGCGGAAACAAACGTAAAGTCCAAACAAGGGCTTCTCAATCATCAGGAAAACCTTGTAAAGAGCGCGTTCAAGCAGGCGTTTTTGGATTACGAACAATCCAAGGCTAATCTCAAACTTTTTAATTTGTCCAAGTTAGACGAAATTGAACGCGATTTAACTTACGCGGACGTCGAGTTTAGAAAGGGAAGAATTTTGATGATGAGTTATCTGGAACTTGAAAATCAACTCCATGAAACTCATCACGCGATCCTTGACGCGCAAATTTCTCACGTAGAAACCCTTTTGAACCTGCTTCATATTTCAAACGAAAAAGAAATTATAGGAACCTTTAAACATGCTGTCCAAACTTTTGAATATCAGCTTAAATAG